Proteins from one Nitrobacteraceae bacterium AZCC 2146 genomic window:
- a CDS encoding uroporphyrinogen-III synthase (product_source=KO:K01719; cath_funfam=3.40.50.10090; cog=COG1587; ko=KO:K01719; pfam=PF02602; superfamily=69618), which translates to MAILVTRPQPDNDTTAAALRAKGLEVLPAPMLRFEKVMFQDDADAHYGAVIVTSANALRAIDGQPVKDSLLRLPLFAVGERTAEAAREIGFSNVISADGDATALRELMVESVKAKTLKKTSTLLYLAGADLARDLAGELGERGFNVVTHTTYRMAPVVDLPREVSAAFAAGRIEAVLHYSRRSARAFFDAAGLAGVEISALAVPHCCLSDSVASVARDAGATQVMVARSPDENALLAALDRAIAPLSR; encoded by the coding sequence ATGGCCATTCTCGTCACCCGCCCGCAGCCGGACAACGACACCACCGCTGCAGCCTTGCGGGCGAAGGGTCTTGAGGTGCTGCCGGCGCCGATGCTGCGCTTCGAGAAGGTGATGTTTCAGGACGATGCGGACGCGCATTACGGCGCGGTGATCGTCACATCAGCCAATGCGCTGCGCGCCATCGACGGTCAGCCGGTCAAGGACAGCCTGCTCAGGCTGCCGCTGTTCGCGGTCGGCGAGCGCACCGCCGAGGCCGCGCGCGAGATAGGCTTCAGCAACGTGATCTCGGCCGATGGCGACGCCACCGCGCTGCGCGAGCTGATGGTCGAGAGCGTCAAGGCGAAGACGCTGAAGAAGACCAGCACGCTGCTCTACCTCGCCGGCGCCGATCTGGCCCGCGACCTCGCCGGTGAACTGGGCGAACGCGGCTTCAATGTCGTCACCCACACCACCTACCGGATGGCGCCGGTGGTCGACTTGCCTCGTGAGGTCAGCGCCGCCTTTGCGGCTGGCCGCATCGAGGCGGTGCTGCATTATTCGCGGCGCAGCGCCCGGGCATTTTTCGATGCGGCAGGCCTGGCCGGCGTCGAAATCTCCGCTTTGGCGGTCCCGCACTGTTGCCTGTCGGACTCGGTGGCGTCCGTTGCCCGCGACGCCGGGGCGACGCAGGTGATGGTGGCGCGGTCGCCGGACGAAAATGCCCTGCTCGCGGCGCTGGACCGTGCCATCGCGCCCTTGTCGCGTTAA
- a CDS encoding hypothetical protein (product_source=COG4223; cath_funfam=1.10.166.10; cog=COG4223; superfamily=101166) → MVDDRPDDTGPSPELGRPRRAPPTIELQATEVTTETVGTGADTAAAQESQEPAASGEPAPEAPVPPDPKSHSKPHSEPRAPRSSPLISAGTGAVAAALVVGAAWLAGWPGSPAPEPATQADTSAIDALSARVARVESRAATPPAASSSATPDPAIAARLDTLEKSLASLRSDLASAKSQSERAAAAVNDLKSVPRDNAVPVDLAPINERLAQVERAAGALKTEAAQQSAKPADDKPLRRVVAASLLDTTVRQGEPYAAALTAAKPLAVDANGLKPLDAFAASGVPNAAALSRDLLALLPKLAPAPETAATTGTGIVDRLQAGAARLIRIERTDAVAGDNRSAVASRAAAAARRNDIVEAKRELSTLASADRAAVQPWIDRVDARDAALAASRQFAADAMAALSKPAP, encoded by the coding sequence ATGGTCGATGACAGGCCCGACGACACTGGACCGTCACCGGAATTGGGCCGGCCCAGGCGGGCGCCGCCGACCATCGAACTCCAGGCCACTGAAGTGACGACCGAAACCGTCGGAACTGGCGCCGATACCGCTGCTGCCCAAGAATCTCAAGAACCTGCGGCATCCGGCGAGCCGGCTCCCGAGGCCCCGGTGCCACCCGATCCCAAGTCGCACTCCAAGCCGCACTCCGAGCCGCGCGCGCCGCGGTCCTCGCCACTGATCTCGGCGGGCACCGGCGCTGTCGCCGCTGCCTTGGTGGTAGGTGCCGCCTGGCTGGCGGGTTGGCCCGGCTCGCCTGCGCCGGAACCGGCAACCCAGGCCGACACGTCCGCGATCGATGCGCTCAGTGCGCGCGTCGCGCGGGTGGAATCCAGGGCTGCCACGCCGCCGGCTGCATCCTCATCCGCGACGCCTGATCCCGCGATCGCGGCCCGCCTCGACACGCTGGAAAAATCCCTGGCATCGCTGCGCAGCGATCTGGCTTCGGCAAAAAGCCAGTCCGAGCGCGCCGCAGCCGCAGTGAACGATCTCAAATCCGTGCCGCGCGACAATGCTGTGCCGGTCGATCTCGCGCCGATCAACGAGCGCCTGGCCCAGGTCGAACGCGCCGCCGGTGCGCTGAAGACCGAAGCCGCGCAGCAGAGCGCAAAACCGGCCGACGACAAGCCGTTGCGCCGCGTCGTCGCCGCGTCCCTGCTCGATACGACGGTGCGGCAGGGAGAGCCCTATGCCGCCGCTCTGACCGCGGCGAAGCCGCTCGCCGTTGACGCCAATGGGCTGAAACCGCTCGATGCGTTCGCCGCCTCCGGCGTGCCGAATGCGGCCGCCCTCAGCCGCGATCTGCTGGCGCTGCTGCCGAAGCTCGCGCCGGCGCCGGAAACCGCCGCGACCACCGGCACCGGCATCGTCGATCGCCTGCAGGCCGGCGCGGCCAGGCTCATTCGCATCGAGCGCACCGACGCCGTCGCCGGCGACAACCGCAGCGCGGTGGCGTCACGCGCGGCCGCGGCCGCACGCCGTAACGATATTGTCGAAGCGAAGCGCGAACTCTCCACGCTGGCGTCGGCCGATCGCGCCGCGGTGCAGCCCTGGATCGACCGGGTCGACGCGCGCGACGCCGCACTCGCCGCCTCCCGTCAATTCGCAGCCGACGCGATGGCGGCGCTCTCCAAACCGGCGCCATAG
- a CDS encoding HemY protein (product_source=KO:K02498; cog=COG3898; ko=KO:K02498; pfam=PF07219; superfamily=48452; transmembrane_helix_parts=Inside_1_4,TMhelix_5_22,Outside_23_43,TMhelix_44_66,Inside_67_572): MFRIILFLVLIALAAVGAAWVADQTGDVVLSWGGWRVETSLPVFALVVGLVVVAAMLGWAIVRGLWRTPERLRRSRREKRHARGRHAITHGLLAIGHGDGDAARRHADIAKRLAANDPLALLLHAQSAQLDGDREGAHRAFRAMAEREDTRLLGLRGLFIEAQRSDDPVAAVTIAEEAMKLAPGSTWASQAVLGFRCAQGDWTGALSILDNNLASGLIDKAAFRRQRGVLLTARALELETVDRDLARDSVMEAIKLAPTLVPAAVLASKFQSEAHQIRRSMKIVETAWLAQPHPDLADAYAHVKLGDSARQRLVRVETLAAKAPGHIESALAIARAAIDASEFARAREALAPFTSSSTQRIAMLMAEIERTESGDSGRARAWTLRAVRALHDPVWTADGYVSDRWRPVSPVTGRIDAFQWQTPLAALPSDKVSTIESEILRETVLAPPRAMPRPVVPAEAPPPAPVQNPVQDHVPEIEPEPEPEAVMEAPAVPAPPPPAVAPPPLFRDRPELAKDAAKDAAKPAASFPAVIPIVRAPDDPGVDEEEFRDEFAELNAGQQAGGWRGFLARWGA; encoded by the coding sequence ATGTTCCGCATCATTCTGTTCCTCGTGTTGATCGCGCTCGCGGCTGTGGGTGCGGCCTGGGTTGCCGATCAGACCGGCGACGTCGTGCTGTCGTGGGGCGGCTGGCGCGTCGAGACCTCGCTGCCGGTGTTCGCGCTGGTAGTCGGCCTGGTGGTCGTTGCCGCGATGCTGGGCTGGGCGATCGTGCGCGGGCTGTGGCGGACGCCGGAGCGGCTGCGCCGCAGCCGCCGCGAAAAGCGTCATGCCCGCGGCCGTCACGCCATCACCCATGGCTTGCTGGCGATCGGCCATGGCGACGGCGATGCCGCGCGCCGCCACGCCGACATCGCCAAACGCCTTGCGGCGAATGACCCGCTGGCGCTGCTGCTGCATGCGCAATCGGCGCAGCTCGATGGCGACCGCGAGGGCGCGCACCGCGCCTTCCGCGCCATGGCCGAGCGCGAGGACACCCGGCTGCTGGGTCTGCGCGGCCTGTTCATCGAGGCGCAGCGCAGCGACGACCCCGTCGCAGCGGTGACCATCGCCGAGGAGGCGATGAAGCTGGCGCCGGGCTCGACCTGGGCGTCGCAAGCCGTGCTCGGTTTCCGCTGCGCGCAGGGCGACTGGACCGGGGCGCTGTCGATCCTCGACAACAATCTCGCTTCCGGCCTGATCGACAAGGCGGCCTTCCGGCGGCAACGCGGCGTGCTGCTGACGGCGCGGGCGCTGGAGCTGGAAACGGTCGATCGCGATCTCGCCCGCGACAGCGTCATGGAAGCGATCAAGCTGGCGCCGACGCTGGTGCCGGCCGCGGTGCTCGCCAGCAAGTTCCAGAGCGAAGCGCATCAGATCCGCCGCTCCATGAAGATAGTCGAGACCGCGTGGCTGGCGCAGCCGCATCCCGATCTCGCCGATGCCTATGCCCATGTGAAGCTCGGCGATTCCGCGCGGCAGCGCCTCGTTCGCGTCGAAACCCTGGCCGCGAAAGCGCCGGGCCATATCGAAAGCGCGCTGGCGATTGCCCGTGCCGCCATCGATGCCAGCGAATTTGCCCGCGCGCGCGAAGCGCTGGCGCCGTTCACCTCCAGCTCGACCCAGCGCATCGCCATGCTGATGGCGGAAATCGAGCGCACCGAAAGCGGCGACAGCGGCCGCGCCCGGGCCTGGACGCTGCGCGCGGTGCGCGCGCTGCACGATCCGGTCTGGACCGCGGACGGCTATGTGTCCGATCGGTGGCGGCCGGTCTCGCCGGTCACCGGCCGGATCGACGCGTTCCAGTGGCAGACGCCGCTGGCGGCGCTGCCGTCGGACAAGGTCTCGACCATCGAATCCGAAATCCTGCGCGAAACCGTGCTGGCGCCGCCGCGCGCGATGCCGCGTCCCGTCGTGCCGGCCGAAGCGCCGCCGCCCGCGCCGGTGCAGAATCCGGTGCAGGACCATGTGCCGGAAATCGAACCGGAGCCCGAGCCCGAGGCAGTGATGGAGGCGCCCGCGGTCCCAGCGCCGCCTCCGCCGGCCGTAGCCCCGCCGCCGCTGTTCCGCGACCGCCCGGAACTCGCCAAGGATGCTGCCAAGGATGCCGCCAAGCCCGCGGCCAGCTTTCCCGCCGTCATTCCCATCGTCCGCGCACCGGATGATCCAGGCGTTGATGAAGAGGAATTTCGGGACGAATTCGCCGAGTTGAATGCCGGCCAGCAGGCCGGCGGCTGGCGCGGATTTCTCGCCCGCTGGGGCGCCTAA
- a CDS encoding methyl-accepting chemotaxis protein (product_source=KO:K03406; cath_funfam=1.10.287.950,3.30.450.20; cleavage_site_network=SignalP-TM; cog=COG0840; ko=KO:K03406; pfam=PF00015,PF00672,PF17200; smart=SM00283,SM00304,SM01049; superfamily=58104; transmembrane_helix_parts=Inside_1_11,TMhelix_12_34,Outside_35_89,TMhelix_90_109,Inside_110_186,TMhelix_187_209,Outside_210_560), with product MINKIRIRTKLLLVLLLTGLSLAAAIGAATSILHQRMLADRIAKLRAVVEMAHEQAQTLDAQVKSGKLTLDDAMARFKDMGRGMWFDNHVAYVGIVSYDGIWFMNAAVPKIEGTRGNTMPDGRYISQTSVDAVKNSEEGLASYDYPKPGATEALPKMTFVKKFAPWKLLITAGVWTDDLEADFHATLYRLAGAGLVLLLITGGLILGLSRNITRSLSGLRDKMVRLVDGDLSVDIDEARRSDEIGDMAKAVQVFKNNAVAMQALQAEQKELGAQAEQQKKQAMREMADGFEARIGGIVGAVSGAAAAMQSTAKSMSVNAESTQQRTSAVAAGAEESTVNVQTVAAASEELAASIAEIGRQVTQASIVARKANEESEKTNVSVAGLADAAQKIGEVVAFITQIASQTNLLALNATIEAARAGEAGRGFAVVASEVKSLATQTSKATDDIRSQIETIQAETADAVAAIKRISMTIVEVNNISTTIAASMDQQGAATQEITRNVQEAADSAKHVSENINGVSEAVEATGHAASGLLGEADKLAQQARTLQAEVGDFLATVRAA from the coding sequence ATGATCAATAAAATCCGCATCCGCACCAAGCTGCTCTTGGTCCTCCTTCTCACCGGCCTGTCGTTGGCGGCGGCGATCGGCGCGGCGACCTCTATTCTGCATCAGCGAATGTTGGCCGATCGCATCGCCAAGCTGCGGGCTGTGGTCGAAATGGCGCATGAGCAGGCCCAGACGCTCGACGCCCAGGTCAAATCCGGCAAGCTGACCCTCGACGACGCCATGGCCCGTTTCAAGGACATGGGCCGCGGCATGTGGTTCGACAACCATGTCGCCTATGTCGGAATCGTCAGCTACGACGGCATCTGGTTCATGAATGCCGCGGTCCCCAAGATCGAAGGCACGCGGGGCAACACGATGCCCGACGGCAGGTACATTTCGCAAACCTCCGTCGATGCCGTGAAGAACAGCGAGGAGGGATTGGCCTCCTACGACTATCCCAAGCCGGGCGCGACCGAAGCGCTGCCCAAGATGACATTCGTCAAGAAATTCGCGCCGTGGAAACTGCTGATCACCGCTGGCGTGTGGACTGACGATCTCGAGGCCGACTTCCATGCCACGCTGTATCGCCTGGCCGGCGCCGGATTGGTCCTTCTCCTGATCACCGGAGGTCTGATCCTCGGGCTCAGCCGTAACATCACTCGCTCGCTGTCGGGCCTGCGCGACAAGATGGTCCGGCTGGTGGATGGCGACCTCTCGGTCGATATCGATGAGGCCCGTCGCAGCGATGAAATCGGCGACATGGCGAAAGCCGTGCAGGTGTTCAAGAACAACGCGGTGGCGATGCAGGCGCTGCAGGCGGAGCAGAAAGAGCTCGGCGCCCAGGCCGAGCAGCAGAAGAAGCAGGCGATGCGCGAGATGGCGGATGGCTTCGAGGCCCGGATCGGCGGCATCGTCGGTGCGGTGTCGGGCGCCGCGGCAGCGATGCAGAGCACGGCCAAGTCGATGTCGGTCAATGCCGAAAGCACGCAGCAGCGTACCAGCGCGGTGGCTGCCGGTGCGGAAGAATCCACCGTCAACGTTCAGACCGTCGCCGCGGCGTCGGAAGAACTGGCGGCCTCGATCGCCGAGATCGGCCGTCAGGTGACGCAGGCCTCCATCGTTGCCCGCAAGGCCAACGAAGAGAGCGAAAAGACCAATGTCAGCGTCGCCGGCCTGGCCGATGCCGCGCAGAAGATCGGCGAGGTCGTTGCCTTCATCACGCAGATCGCCAGCCAGACCAATCTGCTGGCACTGAACGCAACGATTGAAGCCGCTCGCGCCGGCGAAGCCGGCCGCGGCTTTGCCGTGGTCGCCTCCGAGGTCAAATCACTGGCTACCCAGACCTCGAAGGCCACCGACGATATCCGTTCCCAGATCGAGACGATTCAGGCCGAGACCGCCGACGCGGTGGCGGCGATCAAGCGGATTTCGATGACCATCGTCGAGGTCAACAACATCTCCACCACCATTGCGGCGTCGATGGACCAGCAGGGCGCTGCGACCCAGGAAATCACCCGCAACGTCCAGGAAGCCGCCGATTCGGCCAAGCACGTCTCGGAAAACATCAATGGTGTCAGCGAGGCGGTCGAAGCCACCGGGCACGCCGCGTCCGGTCTGCTCGGCGAGGCCGACAAGCTGGCCCAGCAGGCCAGGACGCTGCAGGCCGAGGTCGGGGATTTCCTGGCGACGGTGCGGGCGGCCTGA
- a CDS encoding glutamate-5-semialdehyde dehydrogenase (product_source=KO:K00147; cath_funfam=3.40.605.10; cog=COG0014; ko=KO:K00147; pfam=PF00171; superfamily=53720; tigrfam=TIGR00407) produces the protein MTASLKTIDGSADLPSLMNDLARGARAAARALALAPTEQKNLALAAMERAIRDGVAAILAANAEDVAEVRASGATVAFIDRLTLTEARVSAMADGIRIIHDIADPVGTVTESWQRPNGMTIERVRVPLGVVAVIFESRPNVAADAGVLCLKSGNAVILRGGSDSFRSCRAIHACLVQGLREAGLPEAAITLVPTRDRAAVGLLLGGLNGGVDVIVPRGGKSLVARVEAEARVPVFAHLEGVNHVYVDRAARLDMAKSIVLNAKMRRPGVCGAAETLLVDRAAAGSHLKPLLEMLIEAGCEVRGDAAAQATDARVRPASDEDWDTEYEDAIIAAKIVDGVDGAIAHIHDHGSHHTDAIVTEDAAVAAKFLSEVDSAIVLHNASTQFADGGEFGFGAEIGIATGKFHARGPVGAEQLTSFKYRIHGTGQTRP, from the coding sequence ATGACCGCCTCGCTGAAAACCATCGACGGATCAGCCGATCTGCCGTCGCTGATGAACGACCTCGCCCGCGGCGCCCGCGCGGCGGCGCGCGCGCTGGCGCTTGCCCCGACCGAGCAGAAGAATCTTGCGCTGGCCGCGATGGAACGGGCGATCCGCGACGGCGTGGCCGCGATTCTGGCCGCCAATGCCGAGGATGTCGCTGAAGTCCGTGCCTCCGGCGCGACGGTGGCCTTCATCGACCGCCTGACCCTGACCGAGGCCCGGGTGTCCGCCATGGCCGACGGTATCCGCATCATCCACGACATTGCCGACCCCGTCGGCACCGTCACCGAGAGCTGGCAGCGGCCGAACGGCATGACCATCGAGCGCGTCCGCGTGCCGCTCGGCGTCGTCGCGGTGATTTTCGAGAGCCGCCCCAATGTCGCGGCCGATGCCGGCGTGCTGTGCCTGAAATCCGGCAATGCCGTGATCCTGCGCGGCGGCTCCGACAGTTTCCGCTCCTGCCGCGCCATCCATGCCTGTCTGGTGCAGGGCCTGCGCGAAGCGGGGCTCCCGGAAGCCGCGATCACGCTGGTGCCGACCCGCGACCGTGCCGCGGTCGGGCTGCTGCTCGGCGGCCTGAATGGCGGCGTCGATGTAATCGTGCCGCGCGGCGGCAAGAGCCTGGTGGCGCGCGTCGAGGCCGAGGCGCGCGTGCCGGTGTTCGCGCATCTCGAAGGCGTCAACCATGTCTATGTCGACCGTGCCGCCCGGCTCGACATGGCGAAGTCGATCGTGCTGAACGCCAAGATGCGCCGCCCGGGGGTCTGCGGTGCGGCCGAAACGCTGCTGGTCGACCGCGCGGCGGCGGGCTCGCATCTCAAGCCGCTGCTGGAAATGCTGATCGAGGCCGGCTGCGAAGTGCGCGGCGATGCTGCAGCACAAGCAACAGATGCGCGCGTGCGCCCCGCCTCCGACGAAGACTGGGACACCGAATATGAGGACGCCATCATCGCCGCGAAGATCGTCGATGGGGTCGACGGCGCGATTGCGCATATCCACGACCACGGCTCGCATCACACCGATGCGATCGTGACCGAGGACGCCGCCGTCGCTGCGAAATTTCTCAGCGAGGTCGATTCCGCGATCGTGCTGCACAACGCCTCGACGCAATTCGCCGACGGCGGCGAATTCGGCTTCGGTGCCGAGATCGGCATCGCCACCGGCAAATTCCACGCCCGCGGTCCGGTCGGCGCCGAGCAGCTCACCAGCTTCAAATACCGGATTCACGGCACCGGACAGACCCGGCCGTGA
- a CDS encoding nicotinate-nucleotide adenylyltransferase (product_source=KO:K00969; cath_funfam=3.40.50.620; cog=COG1057; ko=KO:K00969; pfam=PF01467; superfamily=52374; tigrfam=TIGR00482): MDLHSVSAHDIPFHSDGMRIGLLGGSFNPPHAAHRAISLFAMKRLQLDRVWWLVSPGNPLKDPRNLHDLAARAAAARAMADHPRIDVTCLETVIGTRYTVDTIRYLRRRCSRARFVWIMGADNLAQFHKWENWQRIAAEVPFAVIDRPPQGFHGLAGTAAQALARYRIPERDAGSLADLRPPAWTFLTGLKLSLSSTRLRNSDGSWKT; this comes from the coding sequence TTGGATCTGCATTCAGTCTCCGCCCACGACATTCCGTTTCACAGCGACGGCATGCGGATCGGCCTGCTCGGCGGCTCGTTCAATCCGCCGCACGCCGCGCATCGCGCCATCAGCCTGTTTGCAATGAAGCGGCTGCAGCTCGATCGGGTCTGGTGGCTGGTTTCGCCGGGCAATCCGCTGAAGGACCCGCGCAATCTGCATGACCTCGCCGCCCGCGCCGCCGCCGCCCGCGCCATGGCCGATCATCCCCGGATTGATGTGACCTGTCTCGAAACCGTGATCGGCACCCGCTATACCGTCGACACCATCCGTTACCTCCGCCGCCGCTGTTCTCGGGCGCGTTTCGTCTGGATCATGGGTGCCGATAACCTCGCCCAGTTCCACAAATGGGAAAACTGGCAGCGAATCGCCGCCGAAGTGCCGTTTGCGGTGATTGATCGGCCGCCGCAGGGCTTCCACGGGCTGGCCGGAACGGCTGCGCAGGCGCTGGCGCGCTACCGGATACCGGAGCGGGATGCTGGTTCACTGGCCGACCTGCGTCCGCCGGCCTGGACCTTTCTGACCGGGCTGAAGCTCAGCCTGTCCTCGACCCGGCTGCGGAACTCGGACGGCAGCTGGAAGACGTAA
- a CDS encoding ribosome-associated protein (product_source=KO:K09710; cog=COG0799; ko=KO:K09710; pfam=PF02410; superfamily=81301; tigrfam=TIGR00090), translating into MPAAVLKVRDSATEVLNLILSRLDDMKAEETVTIDLRGKSAFSDYMVVTTGRSNRHVGSLAENVAKGLKEAGNKKIHIEGLPNCDWVLIDSGEVIVHVFRPEVREFYNLERLWTQSPSDEAKIELKAV; encoded by the coding sequence GTGCCTGCTGCGGTGTTGAAGGTGCGTGACAGCGCTACTGAAGTTCTCAACCTGATCCTCTCCCGTCTCGACGACATGAAGGCGGAAGAAACCGTCACCATCGATCTGCGCGGTAAATCGGCCTTTTCCGACTACATGGTCGTGACCACCGGCCGCTCGAACCGGCACGTCGGTTCGTTGGCGGAGAATGTTGCCAAGGGCTTGAAAGAGGCCGGCAACAAAAAGATCCACATCGAGGGTCTGCCCAATTGCGACTGGGTGCTGATCGATTCCGGCGAAGTCATCGTGCATGTGTTCAGGCCCGAGGTGCGCGAATTCTACAATCTCGAGCGGTTGTGGACGCAGAGCCCGTCCGATGAGGCCAAGATCGAGTTGAAGGCGGTCTGA
- a CDS encoding 23S rRNA (pseudouridine1915-N3)-methyltransferase (product_source=KO:K00783; cath_funfam=3.40.1280.10; cog=COG1576; ko=KO:K00783; pfam=PF02590; superfamily=75217; tigrfam=TIGR00246), with translation MHLVVISIGKLKQGPERELAERYRDRFDDIGRKLGFRGLAIHEISESRARDAATRINEEAAAISALIPEKAVLVALDERGSSVDSATFARHLGKWRDESVPHTIFMIGGADGLSPDLRRKAKLSIAFGSATWPHQMVRVMLLEQIYRAATILSGHPYHRV, from the coding sequence ATGCATCTCGTTGTGATTTCAATCGGCAAGCTCAAGCAAGGTCCTGAGCGCGAACTCGCGGAACGGTATCGCGATCGCTTCGACGACATCGGCCGCAAACTCGGTTTTCGCGGTCTGGCGATTCATGAAATTTCGGAAAGCCGCGCGCGCGATGCGGCAACCCGGATCAACGAAGAGGCCGCCGCGATCTCGGCGCTGATTCCGGAAAAGGCTGTCCTGGTAGCGCTCGATGAGCGCGGCAGCAGTGTCGACAGCGCCACTTTTGCACGGCATCTTGGCAAATGGCGCGATGAGTCGGTGCCACACACTATTTTCATGATCGGCGGCGCGGACGGACTTTCGCCCGATTTGCGGCGCAAAGCCAAGCTTAGCATTGCATTCGGCTCGGCGACCTGGCCGCATCAAATGGTTCGCGTCATGCTTCTGGAACAGATTTACCGGGCGGCAACGATTTTGTCCGGCCACCCGTATCACCGCGTATAA
- a CDS encoding septal ring factor EnvC (AmiA/AmiB activator) (product_source=COG4942; cath_funfam=2.70.70.10,3.40.50.300; cog=COG4942; ko=KO:K22719; pfam=PF01551; superfamily=51261,57997), translating to MQSPRPIYSDNDVVRRGPSNSTSFPIMLLSASLAGIMALPARAQVAAPTQATAPSVDIIRQREQELEAARAQQKSAAELQDKLKADIAALGQDRGKLNQQLIDIAARTRGVEARIEDAEARLRPLDAREQQIRSSLESRRSEIVEVLSALQRAGRRAPPALLVRPEDALKSLRTAMLLGSVVPEMRARAEKLVGDLGELVALRKAIGTERDQLAIDRDKLKDDQTRLASFTEERQKKQSAAEKDMEAEAARALALSRQVDSLQGLIAKMEQDVKSAAKAAETASLQGAPAALSNGKPNLGALKDAGRLSPAIAFASAKGLFALPVNGVKIRNFGGSDGVGGAEKGISLATRAGAQVTTPCDGWVVYSGPFRSYGQLLILNAGGGYHVLIAGMERISVSIGQFVLTGEPVAVMGSTSRVASVLAANASQPVLYIEFRKDGTPIDPGPWWAANEGEKVRG from the coding sequence ATGCAGTCACCGCGGCCCATTTATTCTGACAACGACGTCGTTCGCCGCGGACCGTCGAACTCCACGTCGTTTCCGATCATGCTGCTATCAGCAAGTCTGGCCGGTATCATGGCATTGCCCGCGCGTGCGCAAGTCGCGGCGCCAACGCAGGCCACCGCGCCGTCCGTTGATATCATCCGGCAACGCGAGCAGGAGCTCGAAGCCGCGCGCGCGCAGCAGAAAAGTGCCGCAGAACTTCAAGACAAACTCAAGGCCGATATCGCTGCGCTCGGACAGGACCGTGGTAAACTCAATCAGCAATTGATCGATATCGCCGCGCGCACCCGCGGCGTGGAGGCGCGTATCGAAGATGCCGAGGCGCGATTGCGTCCGCTCGATGCGCGCGAACAGCAGATCCGCAGTTCGCTGGAGTCGCGCCGTTCCGAAATCGTTGAAGTGCTATCGGCGCTGCAGCGCGCGGGCCGCCGCGCGCCGCCCGCCTTGCTGGTTCGTCCCGAAGATGCGCTGAAGTCGCTGCGCACCGCGATGCTGCTGGGATCCGTCGTTCCCGAGATGCGCGCGCGCGCGGAAAAACTGGTCGGCGATCTCGGCGAGCTGGTCGCGTTGCGCAAGGCGATCGGTACCGAGCGCGATCAACTCGCGATCGACCGAGACAAACTGAAAGACGATCAAACCCGGCTCGCTTCCTTCACCGAGGAGCGTCAGAAAAAGCAGAGTGCCGCCGAGAAGGACATGGAAGCCGAGGCGGCTCGTGCGCTGGCGCTGTCCCGCCAGGTCGACAGCCTGCAGGGCCTGATCGCGAAGATGGAGCAGGACGTCAAGAGCGCGGCGAAGGCAGCAGAGACCGCGAGCCTGCAGGGCGCACCGGCCGCACTCAGCAACGGCAAGCCGAATCTCGGCGCGCTCAAGGACGCCGGCCGACTTAGCCCGGCGATCGCCTTCGCCTCGGCCAAGGGCTTGTTTGCCTTACCGGTTAACGGTGTGAAGATTCGCAATTTCGGCGGTTCCGACGGCGTCGGTGGCGCCGAAAAAGGCATTTCGCTGGCCACGCGTGCCGGCGCCCAGGTCACAACCCCGTGTGATGGCTGGGTTGTGTATTCCGGTCCGTTCCGCAGCTACGGACAACTCTTGATCCTCAATGCCGGTGGCGGGTATCATGTGTTGATCGCCGGGATGGAGCGTATTTCGGTGAGCATTGGCCAGTTCGTTCTCACCGGGGAACCGGTCGCTGTCATGGGATCGACATCCCGGGTAGCTTCTGTCCTCGCGGCCAATGCCAGCCAGCCTGTGCTCTATATCGAGTTCCGTAAGGACGGCACTCCCATTGATCCTGGCCCATGGTGGGCCGCAAACGAAGGCGAAAAGGTTCGCGGATGA